Proteins encoded within one genomic window of Streptomyces sp. NBC_01237:
- a CDS encoding choice-of-anchor A family protein: protein MKLLTQLSGRGPTGRPRTRAWATGLAYMVAAASAPVIALGAAATPALAAPLPGGLGPCVPGDCPDPYPPVSNGPIMGRDNGINIFTGGDYRVRERAAEAEGRLVVLGDFDQNKSAAGSAIYNVGIVGVGSRVPPPDGADFLTTGGNVSVAAGQRLLAEGGVVRHAGTATGTIEGTVTADPDAAAPYAQLPGLLTTASQCYARTDAGPRPATGTAVNQGGQTLFTGDNTSALQVFNVDFDMTTSTGAQQGLVFQNIPAGATVLVNVLGTSRTLSTFSGGIADTDPLNQLRPRLLWNFPDATTVNLAGTGQFQGSVLIGNPASEATVSLPGVNGRFFTTGSLTHTSSASGGGGQEFHAYPFDGDLPDCSAPTPQAPVTVVKKDSATGDVLPGAVFELWEETNGVAGLQTTGGTPDTQVGTSCTTGADGECSRTVDLGTYYWRETAAPPGYELPAQTVFGPLTLTQAQVPDGVSITVEDDRTPVPGSVTVVKQDAATGEALPGAVFELWEETNGVAGLQTTGGTPDTQVGTSCTTGADGRCTRTVETGTYYWRETAAPAGYDLPDPAVFGPLVLTDANAPDGVTVTAVNTRTSVPTEESTIEVAKTDAKNGKPLAGAVFELWRESNGVAGLQTRPDGTVPPDTRTGPGCSTDTVGSCVFDELPLGTYYLLETAVPEGYVLPENPVNGPYVITEQNAGETVTVKVANKRGEPGKYK, encoded by the coding sequence ATGAAACTCCTCACCCAGCTATCCGGCCGGGGGCCCACCGGACGCCCACGCACCCGAGCCTGGGCCACCGGACTCGCGTACATGGTCGCCGCCGCGTCGGCCCCCGTCATCGCCCTCGGTGCCGCGGCTACACCGGCCCTGGCAGCGCCCCTCCCCGGCGGCCTCGGTCCCTGCGTCCCGGGCGACTGCCCGGATCCGTACCCGCCCGTCAGCAACGGCCCGATCATGGGCCGCGACAACGGCATCAACATCTTCACGGGCGGCGACTACCGGGTCCGCGAACGCGCCGCCGAGGCCGAGGGCCGCCTCGTCGTCCTGGGCGACTTCGACCAGAACAAGAGCGCCGCGGGCAGCGCGATCTACAACGTCGGCATCGTGGGCGTCGGCTCACGGGTCCCCCCGCCGGACGGCGCGGACTTCCTCACCACGGGCGGCAACGTCTCCGTGGCCGCCGGTCAGCGTCTGCTCGCCGAGGGCGGGGTCGTCCGGCACGCGGGGACCGCCACGGGCACCATCGAGGGCACGGTCACCGCCGACCCGGACGCCGCCGCACCGTACGCGCAGCTTCCCGGCCTGCTCACCACCGCGAGCCAGTGCTACGCGCGCACGGATGCCGGACCGCGGCCCGCCACCGGCACCGCTGTCAACCAGGGCGGCCAGACCCTCTTCACCGGCGACAACACCTCGGCCCTCCAGGTCTTCAACGTCGACTTCGACATGACCACGAGCACCGGTGCCCAGCAGGGCCTCGTCTTCCAGAACATTCCCGCGGGCGCCACCGTCCTGGTGAACGTCCTCGGGACCTCCCGCACGCTCAGCACCTTCAGCGGTGGCATCGCGGACACCGACCCGCTCAACCAGCTCCGCCCGCGGCTGCTGTGGAACTTCCCGGACGCCACGACGGTGAACCTGGCCGGAACCGGTCAGTTCCAGGGCAGCGTCCTGATCGGCAACCCCGCCTCGGAGGCGACCGTCTCCCTGCCGGGTGTCAACGGCCGTTTCTTCACTACCGGTTCCCTCACCCACACCAGCTCCGCCAGTGGGGGCGGCGGCCAGGAATTCCACGCCTACCCGTTCGACGGCGACCTGCCGGACTGCTCGGCCCCGACGCCCCAGGCCCCGGTGACGGTCGTCAAGAAGGACTCGGCGACCGGTGACGTGCTGCCCGGCGCGGTCTTCGAGCTGTGGGAGGAGACCAACGGGGTGGCCGGCCTCCAGACCACCGGTGGGACTCCCGACACCCAGGTCGGCACCTCCTGCACCACCGGTGCCGACGGCGAGTGCTCCAGGACGGTGGACCTCGGTACGTACTACTGGCGCGAGACCGCGGCCCCGCCCGGCTACGAGCTGCCCGCGCAGACGGTCTTCGGGCCCCTGACGCTGACCCAGGCACAGGTTCCGGACGGCGTCAGTATCACCGTCGAGGACGACAGGACGCCCGTCCCGGGCTCCGTGACGGTCGTCAAGCAGGACGCGGCGACGGGTGAGGCGCTGCCCGGCGCGGTGTTCGAGCTGTGGGAGGAGACCAACGGGGTGGCCGGTCTCCAGACCACCGGTGGGACTCCCGACACCCAGGTCGGCACCTCCTGCACCACCGGTGCCGACGGTCGGTGCACCAGGACCGTCGAGACCGGTACGTACTACTGGCGGGAGACGGCCGCACCCGCCGGGTACGACCTGCCCGACCCCGCGGTGTTCGGCCCGCTGGTACTCACCGACGCGAACGCACCCGACGGTGTCACCGTCACCGCGGTGAACACCAGGACATCGGTGCCGACCGAGGAGTCGACCATCGAGGTCGCCAAGACCGACGCGAAGAACGGCAAGCCGCTCGCCGGGGCCGTCTTCGAGCTGTGGCGCGAGTCCAACGGGGTCGCGGGTCTCCAGACCCGCCCGGACGGCACCGTGCCGCCGGACACCCGCACCGGTCCTGGCTGCTCCACGGACACCGTCGGATCCTGCGTCTTCGACGAACTGCCGCTCGGGACGTACTACCTGCTGGAAACAGCCGTACCCGAGGGTTACGTCCTGCCGGAGAACCCGGTGAACGGCCCGTACGTGATCACCGAGCAGAACGCCGGTGAGACCGTGACGGTCAAGGTCGCGAACAAGCGGGGGGAGCCCGGCAAGTACAAGTGA
- a CDS encoding TetR/AcrR family transcriptional regulator encodes MVLMATKSRRTDRRTDALSKERIVGAAIEILDSEGESALTFRALTARLATGSGAIYYHVANKGDLLAATTNSVIARAMTEVVSVAEPREAIRAIALGVFDAIDAHPWVGAQLSREPWHSAMLQIFESVGEQLQALGVPERAQFDCASALVNYILGLAGQYAAGARLQAPETDRSAFLAVFAAEWAQLAPAEYPFMRQVATQLRDHDDREQFLAGIDLILTGIASVR; translated from the coding sequence ATCGTGCTCATGGCTACCAAGTCGCGGCGGACCGATCGGCGCACGGACGCGCTCTCGAAGGAGCGGATCGTCGGGGCCGCGATCGAGATCCTCGACTCCGAGGGCGAGAGCGCTCTGACCTTCCGGGCACTCACGGCGCGCCTGGCCACCGGGAGCGGGGCGATCTACTACCACGTCGCCAACAAGGGCGACCTGCTCGCGGCGACCACGAACTCCGTCATCGCGCGTGCCATGACCGAGGTGGTCAGCGTCGCGGAGCCCCGGGAGGCGATCCGTGCCATCGCCCTCGGGGTGTTCGACGCGATCGACGCACATCCCTGGGTGGGCGCCCAGCTCTCCCGTGAGCCGTGGCACTCCGCGATGCTGCAGATCTTCGAAAGCGTCGGCGAGCAGCTCCAGGCGCTGGGCGTCCCCGAACGGGCGCAGTTCGACTGCGCGTCCGCGCTCGTGAACTACATCCTCGGCCTCGCGGGGCAGTACGCCGCGGGCGCCCGCCTCCAGGCCCCCGAGACGGATCGGTCGGCCTTCCTCGCGGTCTTCGCCGCGGAGTGGGCGCAGCTCGCCCCGGCGGAGTACCCGTTCATGCGTCAGGTGGCGACGCAGCTGCGTGATCACGACGACCGCGAGCAGTTCCTCGCCGGCATCGACCTCATACTGACCGGCATCGCATCCGTCCGGTAG
- a CDS encoding FAD-dependent oxidoreductase, with product MATPITIVGAGLGGLTLARVLHVHGIPATVYEADPSAEARTQGGQLDIHEDDGQRALAEAGLTDEFRAIIHEGAEALRMLDRNGAVLLDDPADGTQGRPEVLRGDLRRILLGSLPDGVVRWGRKVTGVRPVGDGRHELAFADGSTVTSGLLVGADGAWSKIRPLLSDAEPEYIGTTFIETYLYDVDERHSATAEAVGDGAMYALTPGKGIVAHREAGNILHTYIELNRSAEWIAGIDLTDPATASAQVAAEFDGWAPHLTALITEGGTAPVARMIHTLPDGHRWDRVPGVTLLGDAAHLMPPSGDGANLAMLDGAELGRAIAAHPDDIEAALAVYEEALFPRSESFYADAHEILDLCLGDRAPFGLIDFFRGASD from the coding sequence ATGGCGACACCCATCACGATCGTCGGTGCGGGCCTCGGCGGCCTCACCCTCGCCCGTGTGCTCCACGTCCACGGCATTCCCGCCACGGTCTATGAGGCGGACCCCTCGGCGGAGGCCCGTACGCAGGGCGGCCAGCTCGACATCCACGAGGACGACGGGCAGCGTGCGCTCGCGGAGGCGGGCCTCACCGACGAGTTCCGCGCGATCATCCACGAGGGCGCCGAGGCGTTGCGCATGCTCGACCGGAACGGCGCGGTGCTGCTCGACGACCCCGCCGACGGGACGCAGGGGCGCCCCGAGGTGCTGCGCGGAGATCTGCGCCGGATCCTGCTCGGCTCCCTGCCCGACGGCGTGGTCCGGTGGGGACGCAAGGTCACCGGTGTCCGGCCCGTCGGCGACGGCCGGCACGAGCTGGCCTTCGCCGACGGCTCGACCGTGACCAGCGGCCTCCTCGTCGGCGCCGACGGTGCCTGGTCGAAGATCAGGCCGCTGCTTTCCGATGCGGAGCCCGAGTACATCGGCACGACATTCATCGAGACCTACCTCTACGACGTGGACGAGCGGCACTCCGCGACGGCCGAGGCGGTCGGCGATGGCGCGATGTACGCGCTGACCCCGGGGAAGGGGATCGTCGCGCACCGCGAGGCGGGGAACATCCTCCACACGTACATCGAGCTGAACCGTTCCGCCGAGTGGATCGCCGGCATCGACCTCACCGACCCCGCCACCGCGAGCGCGCAGGTCGCGGCCGAGTTCGACGGGTGGGCCCCGCACCTCACCGCGCTGATCACCGAGGGCGGGACCGCACCGGTCGCGCGTATGATCCACACGCTCCCGGACGGACACCGGTGGGACCGGGTGCCCGGGGTGACGCTCCTCGGCGATGCCGCACATCTGATGCCGCCGTCCGGCGACGGCGCGAACCTGGCCATGCTCGACGGGGCCGAACTCGGCAGGGCGATCGCCGCTCACCCCGACGACATCGAGGCGGCACTCGCCGTCTACGAGGAGGCGCTGTTCCCGCGCAGCGAATCCTTCTACGCGGACGCCCACGAAATCCTGGACCTCTGCCTCGGCGACCGCGCACCGTTCGGCCTGATCGACTTCTTCAGGGGCGCCTCCGACTGA